From one Lysinibacillus sp. G4S2 genomic stretch:
- the cobT gene encoding nicotinate-nucleotide--dimethylbenzimidazole phosphoribosyltransferase, with protein MQLLQQTIQNIQSVDNKMMETAREYIDALSKPPGSLGKLESLAVQLSGITGELFPAIDNKAIIVCAADHGVYDEGVTSNPQNVTVFQTLNFPRGGTGVCAVAKITNAKIVTVDVGVKEDIPLDAGVIIKKIKYGTDNMAKGPAMSREEAIQSIEVGIEVATEEIKKGINVLGTGEMGIANTTPSAAILSVLHECHPSEVTGFGAGVGPGGLAHKVAVIHNAIALNKPNRDDAIDILAKVGGLEIGAMAGVILAAAVNRKPVVIDGFISTIAALIAYELEPKVKDYIIPSHASEEPGAKIAAELLGVEPMLQMNMRLGEGSGAALAFPILDAASSMMKNMVTLEESILLLEK; from the coding sequence ATGCAATTATTACAACAAACGATTCAAAACATTCAAAGTGTCGATAACAAAATGATGGAGACAGCAAGGGAGTACATAGATGCGCTTAGCAAGCCTCCTGGAAGCTTGGGGAAACTGGAGTCTTTAGCTGTGCAACTATCAGGAATTACTGGAGAACTATTTCCTGCGATTGATAACAAAGCAATTATTGTCTGTGCAGCAGATCATGGTGTTTATGATGAAGGGGTAACATCAAATCCGCAAAATGTAACGGTCTTTCAAACATTAAATTTTCCTAGAGGAGGAACAGGTGTCTGCGCTGTAGCGAAAATAACAAATGCCAAAATTGTCACAGTAGACGTTGGTGTTAAAGAGGATATTCCACTTGATGCTGGTGTCATCATTAAAAAAATTAAATACGGAACGGACAATATGGCAAAAGGTCCTGCTATGTCAAGGGAAGAAGCCATTCAATCAATTGAAGTAGGAATTGAAGTAGCTACGGAGGAAATAAAAAAAGGGATCAATGTACTCGGGACAGGTGAAATGGGGATAGCTAATACAACACCGAGTGCTGCAATATTATCGGTTCTTCATGAGTGTCATCCAAGTGAAGTAACAGGATTCGGTGCAGGTGTTGGACCGGGGGGGCTGGCACATAAAGTAGCAGTCATTCACAATGCCATTGCATTAAATAAACCAAATCGAGACGATGCGATTGATATTCTTGCAAAAGTTGGTGGGTTAGAAATAGGCGCTATGGCTGGGGTTATACTTGCTGCCGCTGTCAATCGCAAACCTGTTGTGATCGATGGCTTTATTTCTACTATTGCTGCACTTATTGCATACGAACTTGAACCAAAAGTAAAAGACTATATCATTCCTTCTCATGCTTCCGAAGAACCAGGTGCTAAAATTGCAGCTGAATTGCTCGGGGTTGAACCGATGCTACAGATGAATATGCGATTGGGCGAAGGCTCTGGTGCAGCTTTAGCCTTTCCTATTTTGGATGCAGCAAGCTCCATGATGAAAAACATGGTTACATTAGAGGAATCTATACTGCTGTTAGAAAAGTAA
- a CDS encoding trimeric intracellular cation channel family protein: MAWEVFSIIGTIAFAISGAIIAMEEEYDLFGVYILGIVTAFGGGAIRNLLIGLPVTTLWGQDMMFQIAIAAITIFFLFPHRLIQHWHRWGNFTDAIGLSAFAIQGALYAVKLDMSISAVIVAAVLTGSGGGIVRDLLARRQPLVLRDEVYGVWAALAGLIIGLELFSGDFFLYVLFGVITALRVLSYMKKWRLPLRKLQRA; this comes from the coding sequence TTGGCTTGGGAGGTTTTTAGTATTATTGGAACAATTGCCTTTGCTATTTCCGGGGCAATAATTGCAATGGAGGAAGAATACGATTTATTCGGTGTATATATACTCGGAATTGTAACCGCTTTTGGCGGAGGAGCTATACGAAATTTGCTCATAGGATTACCTGTAACAACGCTGTGGGGGCAGGATATGATGTTCCAAATTGCCATTGCAGCAATTACAATTTTTTTCTTATTTCCACATCGCCTCATTCAACATTGGCATCGCTGGGGCAATTTCACTGATGCTATTGGTTTATCAGCATTTGCGATTCAAGGTGCCCTCTATGCCGTGAAGCTCGACATGTCCATTAGTGCCGTTATTGTAGCTGCTGTCTTAACAGGGTCAGGTGGTGGAATTGTTCGAGATTTATTAGCTAGACGACAACCACTAGTCCTCCGTGATGAAGTCTATGGTGTTTGGGCAGCACTAGCCGGGCTTATCATCGGGCTTGAATTATTTTCAGGGGATTTCTTTTTATATGTATTATTTGGTGTAATTACAGCACTAAGAGTTCTTTCATATATGAAAAAATGGCGTTTACCGTTACGGAAGTTGCAGCGGGCATAG
- a CDS encoding methionine gamma-lyase family protein, producing the protein MTFTTNLMEETLALATKIEEKVRPFHAKVEDMAFFNQQKVLAAFRKHQVSDYHLHPSNGYGYDDEGRDNLERVYAEVFGAEAAIVRPQIISGTHAITLSLFGVLRPGDELLYISGQPYDTLQSIVDGGDKDTGSLKDYKIGYRHVDLIDNKTIDWEGVAAAITPNTKMIAIQRSKGYATRPSFTVSQIAEMCVKIRELAPDAVIFVDNCYGEFVEAQEPTEIGADLMAGSLIKNPGGGLAKIGGYIAGRADLVEKCAYRMTSPGIGAEAGATLNTLGDFYQGFFLAPHVVAQALKGAIFTAAMLEEIGMNTSPSYEADRTDLIQAVSFQTAEQMIAFCREIQANSPINAHYAPEPAYMPGYEDDVIMAAGTFIQGSSIELTADGPIRPPFTAFIQGGLTYEHVKFAICSAVQKIRK; encoded by the coding sequence ATGACTTTTACAACCAATTTAATGGAAGAAACACTAGCGTTAGCTACTAAAATAGAAGAAAAGGTGCGTCCTTTTCATGCAAAGGTAGAGGACATGGCGTTCTTCAACCAACAAAAAGTGCTCGCTGCGTTCCGAAAGCATCAAGTAAGCGATTATCATCTACACCCGTCTAATGGTTATGGCTATGATGATGAAGGGCGTGACAATCTAGAGCGTGTATATGCAGAGGTCTTTGGAGCGGAGGCTGCCATTGTACGTCCGCAAATTATTTCAGGTACACATGCAATTACGCTTAGTTTATTCGGCGTGTTACGTCCTGGTGATGAATTACTTTATATTTCGGGTCAACCGTATGATACATTGCAGTCAATAGTCGATGGCGGCGACAAGGACACGGGCTCTTTAAAGGATTATAAAATCGGGTATCGACATGTAGATTTAATCGATAACAAAACGATTGATTGGGAAGGTGTTGCAGCTGCAATTACGCCAAATACAAAAATGATTGCTATTCAACGCTCGAAGGGTTATGCAACACGACCATCCTTTACCGTTTCGCAGATTGCAGAAATGTGTGTAAAAATCCGCGAATTAGCACCAGATGCTGTTATTTTTGTTGATAATTGCTATGGTGAATTTGTGGAAGCACAGGAACCAACGGAGATTGGTGCTGATTTAATGGCAGGCTCACTGATCAAAAATCCAGGAGGAGGCCTTGCGAAAATTGGAGGTTATATTGCTGGTCGTGCAGATTTAGTAGAAAAATGTGCTTATCGTATGACATCACCAGGTATTGGTGCTGAAGCTGGTGCTACATTAAATACACTCGGTGATTTCTATCAAGGCTTTTTCCTAGCACCACATGTTGTCGCGCAAGCATTAAAAGGTGCCATTTTCACAGCAGCAATGCTTGAGGAAATTGGGATGAATACATCGCCAAGCTATGAGGCTGATCGTACGGATTTAATTCAAGCTGTTTCTTTCCAAACAGCGGAGCAGATGATTGCCTTTTGTCGTGAAATACAAGCGAACTCGCCGATTAATGCGCATTATGCACCAGAGCCAGCGTATATGCCTGGTTATGAGGATGATGTCATAATGGCGGCAGGAACATTTATTCAAGGTTCCAGTATTGAACTCACAGCAGACGGTCCTATTCGTCCACCGTTTACAGCATTTATTCAAGGTGGGTTAACATACGAACATGTGAAATTTGCTATTTGTAGTGCAGTACAAAAAATCCGAAAATAG